One window of the Archangium primigenium genome contains the following:
- a CDS encoding arylesterase: MNRDYMRQRTGIARMFGQLAVTLAVGLAVVGATSARAAPPRTVLVMGDSLSAAYGIAPEEGWVALTAARVAQEAPGWRVVNASVSGETTAGGAARIEGELKRNQPEVVVIELGGNDGLRGLPLKQTRANLEKMVSAAKAAGARVLIVGMRMPPNLGKAYTEGFAANFRTVAEAQKVSLLPFFLEPIATDRAAFQPDNIHPVAAAQPKLRDHVWPALAALLK; this comes from the coding sequence ATGAATCGAGACTACATGAGGCAGCGCACCGGGATCGCCCGCATGTTCGGTCAGCTCGCGGTGACCCTGGCGGTGGGCCTGGCCGTGGTGGGCGCGACGTCCGCGCGGGCCGCCCCCCCGCGCACGGTGCTGGTGATGGGCGACTCCCTGTCCGCCGCCTACGGGATCGCCCCGGAGGAGGGGTGGGTGGCGCTGACGGCCGCGCGGGTGGCCCAGGAGGCGCCGGGCTGGCGGGTGGTGAACGCCAGCGTCAGCGGGGAGACCACGGCGGGCGGCGCCGCGCGCATCGAGGGCGAGCTCAAGCGCAACCAGCCGGAGGTGGTGGTCATCGAGCTGGGGGGCAACGACGGCCTGCGGGGCCTGCCGCTCAAGCAGACCCGGGCGAACCTGGAGAAGATGGTGAGCGCGGCCAAGGCCGCGGGCGCCCGGGTGTTGATCGTGGGCATGCGCATGCCGCCCAACCTGGGCAAGGCCTACACAGAGGGCTTCGCGGCCAACTTCCGGACCGTGGCCGAGGCGCAGAAGGTGTCCCTGCTGCCATTCTTCCTGGAGCCCATCGCCACGGACCGGGCCGCCTTCCAGCCGGACAACATCCACCCCGTCGCCGCGGCGCAGCCCAAGCTGCGCGACCATGTCTGGCCGGCGCTGGCCGCGCTGCTGAAGTGA
- a CDS encoding nuclear transport factor 2 family protein, protein MPTTLSRALLSVLAATLLASSSHAAPPSTQEVWRHHIQAWEARDLAAITADYTDGSVLILNNQTFRGKAAITSVFRQLFQLFDQGQNVVDTPTVDGRTVYITWHFTPKGEGTFFGSDSFVVEKGKIQIQTIASELYLGHPIQP, encoded by the coding sequence ATGCCCACGACCCTCTCGCGCGCGCTCCTCAGCGTGCTCGCCGCCACCCTCCTCGCCTCGTCGTCCCACGCCGCGCCCCCGAGCACCCAGGAGGTCTGGCGCCACCACATCCAGGCCTGGGAGGCGCGGGACCTCGCGGCCATCACCGCGGACTACACGGATGGCTCCGTGCTGATCCTCAACAACCAGACCTTTCGGGGCAAGGCGGCCATCACGAGCGTCTTCCGGCAACTGTTCCAGCTCTTCGACCAGGGCCAGAACGTCGTGGACACGCCGACCGTGGACGGCCGCACCGTCTACATCACCTGGCACTTCACGCCGAAGGGGGAGGGCACGTTCTTCGGCAGTGACTCCTTCGTGGTCGAGAAGGGGAAGATCCAGATCCAGACCATCGCCTCGGAGCTGTACCTCGGTCATCCCATCCAGCCGTGA
- a CDS encoding FxsA family protein — MLRFLIFALVCLPFVELYLLWRIGHAVGWEAVLALVLVPAMIGSWLARREGTRVLRQWQAALARRQVPEEGLLGGLLVLVGGVLLMLPGVLSDAVGLVLLLPPTRRLVARWVRREVERRIATGSVRVVSFSTTRIPDEPAAPPASPPRGRLGPRTEGEVDAEFTETDKPS; from the coding sequence ATGCTCCGCTTCCTCATCTTCGCGCTCGTGTGCCTGCCCTTCGTGGAGCTCTACCTGCTGTGGCGCATCGGCCACGCGGTGGGCTGGGAGGCCGTGCTCGCCCTGGTCCTCGTCCCGGCGATGATCGGCTCGTGGCTGGCCCGCCGGGAGGGCACGCGGGTGTTGCGCCAGTGGCAGGCCGCCCTGGCCCGGCGCCAGGTGCCCGAGGAGGGGTTGCTGGGCGGGCTGCTCGTGCTCGTGGGCGGCGTGCTCCTGATGCTGCCCGGGGTGCTGTCGGACGCGGTGGGGCTCGTGCTGCTGCTGCCTCCCACGCGTCGGCTCGTGGCCCGGTGGGTGCGCCGCGAGGTCGAGCGCCGCATCGCCACGGGCTCGGTGCGGGTGGTGTCCTTCTCCACGACGCGGATTCCGGACGAGCCAGCGGCCCCGCCGGCCTCGCCTCCGCGCGGGCGGCTCGGGCCGCGCACCGAGGGCGAGGTGGACGCCGAGTTCACCGAGACCGACAAGCCCAGCTGA
- a CDS encoding ABC transporter permease, translating to MRLLSMAWRQLRRDFAAGELRILLAALVLAVLAVTAIGFVTDRAERALALEANRLLGGDAVAQGDSPLGESVHEAARAPGLKKTETWELTSMIRVGDADDERLQLGELRALGEGYPLRGHFRIVRTVGGPELEAPSIPERGTVWMSRAGADALDARLGDMIGLGESQLKLAALVVQEPDTSLNAFNIAPRVLLNLADLPATGLIQEGSRLRYRLVVAGEPDAVERFVRTARAGLVRGQRLETVMDARPEMRSALERADRFLSLAALVSVVLASVAVAMAARRHSERHLSSTAVMRCLGASQRTLVATHGGELLLVGLLASSLGVLLAFGMQWVVGEWLAQTLKLNIPAAGWVPAVQGYGVGLVVLLTFGAPPILALRRVPALRVLRRDLDRTEPSAWLVGFLGVVGLAALLWWKAGSAKLALVMLLGILVTLGVLAGLAWGLIHVVRRVRSRLRGSLRYGLANVSRRAATSVAQVSALGLGLMALLLLTFVRTDLLDRWQTAIAQDAPNRFIVNLQEGQQEAVRAFMVEQGLPAPVLSPMVRARLVAHNGEPVKTVPAETPPGTTEEERSGQRRRDREYNLSSADTLREDNRITSGAFWGERRPETPEFSVEEGFAGNMGWKLGDRVAFDIAGQRLEGTVTSLREVEWESFRTNFIVLVSPGALEGYAASYITAVRVPPERTRFTAQLVARFPNLSVVEVDALLKQVRAIADQVSTVVEVVFYFSLLAGLLVLMAAVSASQDERLLEGGVMRVLGGSRRQLRLAQASEFAAIGLLSGLTASVAASVLAGVIATQVFNLPWAPDWRLVGVGGGLGVLAAVGAGLFATRRVLDTPPSVTLRELQG from the coding sequence ATGAGGCTGCTCTCCATGGCCTGGCGCCAGCTGCGCCGCGACTTCGCCGCCGGGGAGCTGCGCATCCTCCTGGCCGCCCTGGTGCTCGCCGTGCTGGCCGTGACGGCCATCGGCTTCGTCACCGACCGCGCCGAGCGCGCGCTCGCCCTGGAGGCCAACCGGCTGCTCGGCGGGGACGCGGTGGCGCAGGGGGACTCGCCCCTCGGGGAGTCCGTGCACGAGGCGGCGCGCGCCCCCGGACTGAAGAAGACGGAGACGTGGGAGCTGACCAGCATGATCCGGGTCGGCGACGCGGACGACGAGCGGCTCCAGCTCGGCGAGCTCCGGGCGCTCGGTGAGGGCTATCCCCTGCGCGGCCACTTCCGCATCGTGCGGACGGTGGGCGGCCCCGAGCTCGAGGCCCCGAGTATTCCCGAGCGGGGCACCGTGTGGATGAGCCGCGCGGGGGCGGACGCGCTGGACGCCCGGCTGGGGGACATGATTGGTCTGGGCGAGTCCCAGCTGAAGCTCGCCGCGCTGGTGGTGCAGGAGCCGGACACCTCCCTCAACGCCTTCAACATCGCGCCCCGGGTGTTGCTCAACCTCGCCGACCTGCCCGCGACGGGACTGATTCAAGAGGGCAGCCGGCTGCGCTACCGCCTGGTGGTCGCCGGAGAGCCCGACGCGGTGGAGCGCTTCGTGCGCACCGCGCGGGCGGGGCTCGTCCGGGGCCAGCGCCTGGAGACGGTGATGGACGCGCGTCCGGAGATGCGCTCGGCGCTGGAGCGGGCGGATCGCTTCTTGAGTCTCGCGGCGTTGGTGTCGGTGGTGCTGGCGTCGGTGGCGGTGGCCATGGCGGCGCGTCGGCACAGCGAGCGGCACCTGTCGAGCACCGCGGTGATGCGGTGTCTGGGCGCGAGCCAGCGCACGCTGGTGGCCACCCACGGCGGCGAATTGCTCCTGGTGGGCCTCCTCGCGAGCTCCCTGGGGGTCCTGCTCGCCTTCGGGATGCAGTGGGTGGTGGGCGAGTGGCTCGCCCAGACGCTCAAGCTGAACATCCCGGCGGCGGGCTGGGTACCCGCGGTGCAGGGGTACGGGGTGGGCCTCGTGGTGCTGCTGACCTTCGGCGCGCCCCCCATCCTCGCGCTGCGCCGGGTGCCCGCGCTGCGCGTGTTGCGCCGGGATCTCGACCGGACCGAGCCCAGCGCCTGGCTGGTGGGATTCCTGGGCGTGGTGGGACTGGCCGCGCTGCTCTGGTGGAAGGCCGGCTCGGCGAAGCTGGCGCTGGTGATGTTGCTGGGCATCCTCGTCACGCTGGGGGTGCTGGCCGGCCTGGCGTGGGGGCTCATCCACGTCGTGCGGCGGGTGCGCTCGCGGCTGCGCGGGAGCCTGCGCTACGGCCTGGCCAACGTGAGCCGGCGCGCGGCCACCAGCGTCGCCCAGGTGTCCGCGCTCGGCCTGGGGCTGATGGCGCTGCTGCTGCTCACCTTCGTGCGCACCGACCTGCTCGATCGCTGGCAGACGGCGATCGCCCAGGACGCCCCCAACCGGTTCATCGTGAACTTGCAGGAAGGCCAGCAGGAGGCCGTCCGTGCGTTCATGGTCGAGCAGGGGCTGCCCGCCCCCGTGCTCTCCCCCATGGTGCGGGCCCGGCTGGTGGCGCACAACGGCGAGCCGGTGAAGACAGTGCCCGCCGAGACGCCGCCGGGCACCACCGAGGAGGAGCGCTCCGGCCAGCGGCGCAGGGACCGCGAGTACAACCTCTCCAGCGCCGACACGCTGCGCGAGGACAACCGCATCACCTCGGGGGCCTTCTGGGGTGAGCGGCGCCCGGAGACGCCGGAGTTCTCGGTGGAAGAAGGCTTCGCCGGCAACATGGGCTGGAAGCTCGGGGACCGCGTGGCCTTCGACATCGCGGGCCAGCGGCTCGAGGGCACCGTCACCAGCCTGCGCGAGGTGGAGTGGGAGAGCTTCCGGACGAACTTCATCGTCCTGGTGTCGCCGGGCGCGCTCGAGGGCTACGCGGCCAGCTACATCACCGCGGTGCGCGTGCCCCCCGAGCGCACGCGCTTCACCGCGCAGCTGGTGGCGCGCTTCCCCAACCTCTCGGTGGTGGAGGTGGATGCGCTGCTCAAGCAGGTGCGCGCCATCGCGGATCAGGTCTCCACCGTGGTGGAGGTGGTGTTCTACTTCTCCCTGCTCGCGGGCCTGCTGGTGTTGATGGCGGCGGTCAGCGCCAGTCAGGACGAGCGCCTGCTGGAAGGCGGCGTCATGCGGGTGCTGGGCGGCAGTCGCCGACAGTTGCGGCTCGCGCAGGCCTCGGAGTTCGCGGCCATCGGTCTCTTGTCCGGCCTCACCGCGTCGGTGGCCGCCTCCGTGCTGGCCGGCGTCATCGCCACCCAGGTCTTCAACCTGCCCTGGGCGCCGGACTGGCGGCTGGTGGGCGTGGGCGGCGGGCTGGGGGTGCTGGCGGCGGTCGGCGCGGGCCTGTTCGCCACCCGGCGCGTGCTGGACACCCCGCCCTCGGTGACCCTGCGGGAGCTGCAGGGCTGA
- a CDS encoding ABC transporter ATP-binding protein, which translates to MHPQIQPDPQRWALQVTDLGRRVPLPSGALTILDGVGFSIAHGDTVAIIGASGSGKSTLLSLLAGLDTPSSGSVLLDGAPLSSLDEDGRARVRGEKVGFVFQSFQLLPSLTALENVMLPLELRGDADVQTPARAILDKVGLGERLGHYPRQLSGGEQQRVALARAFVTRPAVLFADEPTGNLDTRTGQAIVELLFSLNAEAGTTLVLVTHDERLAARCGRRLRLDGGRLVAGEPHAS; encoded by the coding sequence ATGCACCCCCAAATCCAGCCCGACCCCCAGCGGTGGGCCCTCCAGGTGACCGACCTGGGCCGACGCGTCCCCCTGCCCTCCGGCGCGCTCACCATCCTCGACGGCGTGGGCTTCTCCATCGCCCATGGCGACACCGTGGCCATCATCGGCGCCTCCGGCTCGGGCAAGAGCACCCTGCTGTCGCTGCTGGCCGGGCTGGACACGCCCAGCTCCGGCAGCGTGCTGCTGGACGGCGCGCCCCTGTCCTCGCTGGACGAGGACGGCCGGGCGCGCGTGCGCGGCGAGAAGGTGGGCTTCGTCTTCCAGAGCTTCCAGCTGCTGCCGTCCTTGACGGCGCTGGAGAACGTGATGCTGCCGCTGGAGCTGCGCGGCGACGCGGACGTGCAGACGCCCGCCCGGGCCATCCTCGACAAGGTGGGGCTCGGGGAGCGGCTGGGCCACTACCCGCGCCAGCTGTCCGGCGGTGAGCAGCAGCGCGTGGCCCTGGCGCGCGCCTTCGTCACCCGGCCGGCGGTGCTCTTCGCCGACGAGCCCACGGGCAACCTCGACACCCGCACGGGCCAGGCCATCGTCGAGCTGCTCTTCTCCCTCAACGCGGAAGCCGGGACGACCCTGGTGCTCGTCACCCATGACGAGCGCCTCGCGGCGCGCTGTGGACGGCGGCTGCGGCTCGACGGGGGCCGTCTGGTGGCTGGGGAGCCGCACGCGTCATGA
- a CDS encoding CapA family protein, whose amino-acid sequence MNALRRLYADIRYEDGRWPLSRWDLNLRYLTKSLLHVPEPRSAETREHFARVARHLASGSWRHAGAPELRLSAVGDMMWIRSGFHRALSPGVREVMAGDAVAFANLETPVDPARPVPRLVYETFHYNAPPDYLAAWEGTARHRVFSLCNNHALDQGAEGLARTRETVLASSRHRCVGGPRPEDAVAALEVDGVRMGIAAVTYDINHREGAPPAGVPVTRLGSPLHAPDWERLGALIDAARAVGPDLVVLMPHWGFEYESWPEPLQRAHAYRLLERGADVLLGASPHVLQPVEWVSIDGADATCPTQVRRGGPARMGLIAYSLGNFLSIMPTRACQTGAVLKLALARDARGVLQPVDVRAVPTACGRGLGGEGWLDAGVVRLDELSPQRAAPHLAHARRTLGALLSDWRD is encoded by the coding sequence ATGAACGCCCTGCGTCGGCTGTACGCGGACATCCGCTACGAGGACGGCCGCTGGCCGCTGTCCCGGTGGGACCTCAACCTGCGCTACCTCACCAAGAGCCTCCTGCACGTGCCGGAGCCGCGCTCGGCCGAGACCCGGGAGCACTTCGCGCGCGTCGCCCGGCACCTCGCCTCGGGGAGCTGGCGGCACGCGGGCGCGCCGGAGCTCCGGCTGAGCGCGGTGGGCGACATGATGTGGATTCGCAGCGGCTTCCACCGTGCGCTCTCTCCCGGCGTCCGGGAGGTGATGGCGGGGGACGCGGTGGCCTTCGCCAACCTGGAGACGCCAGTGGACCCGGCGCGGCCCGTGCCCCGGCTCGTCTACGAGACGTTCCACTACAACGCCCCGCCGGACTACCTCGCGGCCTGGGAGGGCACGGCGCGCCACCGCGTCTTCTCCCTCTGCAACAACCACGCGCTCGACCAGGGCGCCGAGGGGCTGGCGCGGACCCGGGAGACGGTGCTGGCCTCCTCCCGGCACCGCTGCGTGGGAGGCCCCCGGCCGGAGGACGCGGTGGCCGCCCTGGAGGTGGACGGGGTGCGCATGGGCATCGCCGCCGTGACGTATGACATCAACCACCGGGAGGGGGCGCCGCCCGCCGGGGTGCCGGTGACGCGGCTGGGCAGCCCCCTGCACGCGCCGGACTGGGAGCGGCTGGGCGCGCTCATCGACGCCGCGCGCGCGGTGGGGCCGGACCTGGTGGTGCTGATGCCGCACTGGGGCTTCGAGTACGAGTCCTGGCCCGAGCCCCTCCAGCGCGCGCACGCCTACCGGCTCCTCGAGCGCGGGGCGGACGTCCTCCTGGGCGCCTCGCCGCATGTGCTCCAGCCGGTGGAGTGGGTGTCCATCGACGGCGCGGACGCCACCTGCCCCACGCAGGTGCGCCGGGGCGGGCCCGCGCGGATGGGGCTCATCGCGTACTCGCTGGGCAACTTCCTGAGCATCATGCCCACGCGGGCGTGCCAGACGGGGGCCGTGCTGAAGCTCGCGCTCGCCCGGGACGCGCGGGGCGTGCTCCAGCCGGTGGACGTGCGCGCGGTGCCCACCGCCTGTGGACGGGGACTCGGAGGGGAGGGGTGGCTCGACGCGGGCGTGGTGCGCCTGGACGAGCTGTCCCCTCAGCGGGCGGCGCCGCACCTCGCGCATGCCCGGCGGACGTTGGGCGCGCTGCTGTCGGATTGGAGGGACTGA
- a CDS encoding fatty acid desaturase family protein, producing the protein MPPALAPVSAPPAAPAGPGPSRDELVELLRIRPARALGMAALHLGVWGLAGVGLAHVSGFWLKLPLWLLAAQGVMGLIQLAHDAWHDTLFPRPWQNRLFGNGLSLLVGIAYEPMRHGHLAHHRWNRTEKDPDAYNAGRRSPGLWALFYATVLLGLPLSLVYFNVLYPVQHFDAARLRRHALVLLGYGAFYALLFWLLADHGLIGSAVECWLLPVLFASPLNGLKSIADHHANVWRGDRFHTATTVRGTRLVTFLWNGLNHHLDHHLYPRVPGYNLARLHARLRPELLARGAPVFDSYLHVMWHALRAGPLVVEDDVRLVTLERKRP; encoded by the coding sequence ATGCCGCCCGCCCTCGCCCCCGTCTCCGCTCCACCCGCTGCCCCCGCCGGGCCGGGCCCCTCCCGCGACGAGCTGGTGGAGCTGCTGCGCATCCGCCCCGCGCGGGCCCTGGGCATGGCGGCCCTGCACCTGGGCGTGTGGGGGCTGGCCGGGGTGGGGCTCGCGCACGTCAGCGGCTTCTGGCTGAAGCTGCCCTTGTGGTTGCTGGCGGCCCAGGGCGTCATGGGGCTCATCCAGCTCGCCCACGACGCGTGGCACGACACGCTCTTCCCGCGACCCTGGCAGAACCGCCTCTTCGGCAATGGGCTCAGCCTGCTCGTGGGCATCGCCTACGAGCCGATGCGGCACGGCCACCTCGCGCACCACCGCTGGAACCGCACCGAGAAGGACCCCGACGCCTACAACGCGGGCCGCCGCTCGCCCGGGCTGTGGGCCCTCTTCTACGCCACCGTGCTGCTGGGCCTGCCGCTCAGCCTCGTCTACTTCAACGTCCTCTACCCGGTGCAGCACTTCGACGCCGCCCGCCTGCGCCGCCATGCGCTCGTGCTGCTCGGCTACGGGGCCTTCTACGCGCTGCTCTTCTGGTTGCTGGCGGACCACGGGCTGATCGGGAGCGCGGTGGAGTGCTGGCTGCTGCCGGTGCTCTTCGCCAGCCCCCTCAACGGGCTCAAGTCCATCGCCGACCACCACGCCAACGTCTGGCGCGGCGACCGCTTCCACACCGCGACGACGGTGCGCGGCACCCGGCTCGTCACCTTCCTGTGGAACGGCCTCAACCACCACCTGGACCACCACCTCTACCCGCGGGTGCCCGGCTACAACCTCGCGCGGCTGCACGCGCGCCTGCGCCCCGAGCTGCTCGCGCGCGGGGCCCCCGTCTTCGACAGCTACCTGCACGTCATGTGGCACGCCCTCCGGGCGGGCCCCTTGGTGGTGGAGGACGACGTGCGACTCGTCACCCTGGAGCGCAAGCGCCCATGA
- a CDS encoding methyltransferase family protein codes for MKGLHDAPMLYLGFISLHLLLGHLGASLVYRLRFGRGPLAYRRTGADPVHTRLMRHISGASAVWAGSVVAAALWPRWSELPWGRPLLTLPPEVGWALSVLGLVGMLAAQYGMGATFRIGVDAGDDAPVLHAGGLHRRSRNPIYVFSYLYLVGSSLWAPSLVTLGSCAVLGGLFHGMVLQEERYLSARLGEAYARYRQRVPRYL; via the coding sequence ATGAAGGGGCTTCACGACGCGCCCATGCTGTACCTGGGCTTCATCTCGCTGCACCTGCTGCTGGGGCACCTGGGCGCCAGCCTCGTCTACCGCCTGCGCTTCGGCCGCGGCCCGCTGGCCTACCGGCGCACCGGGGCCGACCCGGTCCACACGCGCCTCATGCGGCACATCAGCGGCGCCTCGGCGGTGTGGGCGGGCTCGGTGGTGGCGGCGGCGCTCTGGCCGCGCTGGTCCGAGCTGCCCTGGGGCCGGCCCCTGCTGACCCTTCCGCCGGAGGTGGGCTGGGCGCTGAGCGTGCTCGGGCTGGTGGGCATGCTGGCGGCGCAGTACGGCATGGGCGCGACGTTCCGCATCGGCGTGGACGCGGGGGATGACGCGCCCGTGCTGCACGCGGGCGGACTCCACCGCCGCTCGCGCAACCCCATCTACGTCTTCTCCTACCTGTACCTCGTGGGCTCCTCGCTCTGGGCTCCGTCGTTGGTGACGCTCGGGTCGTGCGCGGTGCTGGGGGGGCTGTTCCACGGGATGGTGCTCCAGGAGGAGCGCTACCTCTCCGCCCGCCTCGGCGAGGCCTACGCGCGCTACCGCCAGCGCGTTCCCCGCTACCTCTGA
- a CDS encoding AbfB domain-containing protein: MIRLPGFTRRRRAVSRLLPLFCALLSLPSAQAAWSLKAPPLTTQWTSQVSPTNALPEYPRPQLVRTDWLNLNGEWQFGNATAGQTPPFGQTLAESVLVPYPIESGLSGIKRHQDRMWYRRTFTVPSGWSGRRVQLNFGAVDWEANVYVNRQLVGTHKGGFDGFSFDVTPYLNGGANELIVGVYDPTDAGGQPVGKQTNNPQGIEYTGASGIWQTVWLEPTASARITRLDMTPDVPGGALRLTVRGEGLSGQTVEAVAFDGSTQVASITGGVGAEIRLPVPNAKLWSPDSPFLYDLRVSLKSGGTVVDQVTSYFGMRSIGLKLVGGVPRPVLNGQFVFHVGTLDQGYWPDGVYTAPTDAALKFDIQKHKDLGFNMIRKHIKVEPQRWFYWADKLGLLVWQDMPCMDSGKTPTAAARTQFELEMREMFDEHLSSPSIVVWVIQNEGWGQYDQARLADLAKSWDPSRLVDNMSGINCCGAVDGGNGDFADWHVYVGPGSPPASATRAAVLGEFGGLGLKIDGHYWSPNGQVFVYEMLPDSATLTSRFVAMVQGLQTLMNRPGLNASVYTEITDVEGELNGLFTYDRAILKVDAAQVRTAHQNLIAASKALNGQGLLGAGAHRSLQVMSPGYTNRYLRHIESLGVTEAVDSGSNGTLKQDTTFRIVPGLADASCYSFEPRNFPGSYLRHFNSRIRRDARDGSALFDQDATFCARAALDGSPTGVSFEARNKPGAYLRHRNSEVWVDALENTTGFRQDATWGIGAPWWRSEANAPQGSFQSLQVTTSGYTNRYLRHIDGAAKTEVVDGGSAAVLKQDATFKLVAGLADSSCYSFESRNYPGQYLRHFNSRVRRDASDGSTVFAQDATFCARPGLSGGGGVSFESYNFPGKYLRHYASEVWIAAGFGKDWDSGSGFNADATWNVVAPWAP; encoded by the coding sequence ATGATTCGACTCCCTGGCTTCACGCGAAGGCGCCGTGCCGTCTCACGGCTGCTGCCCTTGTTCTGCGCCCTGTTGTCGCTCCCGAGCGCGCAGGCGGCCTGGTCCCTCAAGGCCCCACCCCTGACCACCCAGTGGACCTCGCAGGTGTCCCCCACCAACGCGCTGCCGGAGTACCCCCGGCCGCAGCTGGTGCGCACCGACTGGCTCAACCTCAACGGCGAGTGGCAGTTCGGCAACGCCACCGCGGGCCAGACGCCGCCCTTCGGGCAGACCCTCGCCGAGAGCGTGCTCGTCCCTTATCCGATCGAGTCGGGCCTCTCCGGCATCAAGCGGCACCAGGACCGCATGTGGTACCGCCGCACCTTCACCGTGCCCTCGGGCTGGAGCGGTCGGCGCGTGCAGTTGAACTTCGGCGCCGTGGACTGGGAGGCCAACGTCTACGTCAACCGCCAGCTCGTGGGCACGCACAAGGGCGGCTTCGACGGCTTCAGCTTCGACGTCACCCCGTACCTCAACGGCGGCGCCAACGAGCTCATCGTCGGCGTGTATGACCCGACGGACGCGGGCGGCCAGCCCGTGGGCAAGCAGACCAACAACCCCCAGGGGATCGAGTACACGGGCGCCTCGGGCATCTGGCAGACGGTGTGGCTGGAGCCCACGGCCTCGGCGCGCATCACGCGGCTGGACATGACGCCGGACGTGCCCGGGGGCGCGCTGCGCCTCACGGTGCGGGGCGAGGGCCTGTCCGGCCAGACAGTGGAGGCGGTGGCCTTCGACGGCTCGACCCAGGTGGCCAGCATCACGGGCGGCGTGGGCGCGGAGATCCGCCTCCCGGTGCCCAACGCCAAGCTGTGGAGCCCCGACAGCCCGTTCCTGTACGACCTGCGCGTGTCCCTCAAGAGCGGCGGCACGGTGGTGGACCAGGTGACGAGCTACTTCGGCATGCGCTCCATCGGCCTCAAGCTGGTGGGCGGCGTGCCGCGTCCGGTGCTCAACGGCCAGTTCGTCTTCCATGTGGGCACGTTGGACCAGGGCTACTGGCCGGACGGCGTGTACACCGCGCCCACGGACGCGGCGCTCAAGTTCGACATCCAGAAGCACAAGGATCTGGGCTTCAACATGATCCGCAAGCACATCAAGGTGGAGCCCCAGCGCTGGTTCTACTGGGCGGACAAGCTGGGCCTGCTCGTGTGGCAGGACATGCCGTGCATGGACTCGGGCAAGACGCCCACCGCCGCGGCGCGCACCCAGTTCGAGCTGGAGATGCGCGAGATGTTCGACGAGCACCTCAGCTCGCCTTCGATCGTCGTCTGGGTCATCCAGAACGAGGGCTGGGGCCAGTACGACCAGGCCCGCCTGGCCGACCTGGCCAAGAGCTGGGATCCGAGCCGGCTCGTGGACAACATGAGTGGCATCAACTGCTGTGGCGCCGTGGACGGAGGCAACGGCGACTTCGCCGACTGGCACGTCTACGTGGGCCCGGGGTCCCCGCCCGCCTCGGCCACGCGCGCCGCGGTGCTGGGCGAGTTCGGCGGCCTGGGCCTGAAGATCGACGGCCACTACTGGAGCCCCAATGGTCAGGTCTTCGTCTACGAGATGCTGCCCGACAGCGCGACGCTCACCAGCCGTTTCGTGGCGATGGTGCAGGGCCTGCAGACGCTGATGAACCGGCCGGGCCTCAACGCCTCCGTCTACACGGAGATCACCGACGTGGAGGGCGAGCTCAACGGCCTGTTCACCTATGACCGCGCCATCCTCAAGGTGGACGCGGCCCAGGTGCGCACCGCCCACCAGAACCTCATCGCCGCCTCCAAGGCGCTCAACGGCCAGGGCCTCCTGGGCGCGGGCGCGCACCGCTCGCTGCAGGTGATGTCGCCGGGCTACACCAATCGCTACCTGCGCCACATCGAGAGCCTGGGCGTCACCGAGGCCGTGGACAGCGGCTCCAACGGCACGCTCAAGCAGGACACGACGTTCCGCATCGTCCCCGGCCTGGCGGACGCGTCCTGCTACTCCTTCGAGCCGCGCAACTTCCCCGGCAGCTACCTGCGCCACTTCAACAGCCGCATCCGCCGGGACGCGCGCGATGGCTCGGCGCTCTTCGACCAGGACGCCACCTTCTGCGCCCGCGCGGCGCTCGACGGCTCCCCCACGGGAGTGTCCTTCGAGGCCCGGAACAAGCCCGGCGCCTACCTGCGCCACCGCAACAGCGAGGTCTGGGTGGACGCGCTGGAGAACACCACGGGCTTCCGTCAGGACGCCACGTGGGGCATCGGCGCGCCCTGGTGGCGCAGCGAGGCGAACGCGCCCCAGGGCTCGTTCCAGTCCCTCCAGGTGACGACGTCGGGCTACACCAACCGCTACCTGCGCCACATCGACGGGGCGGCCAAGACCGAGGTGGTGGATGGGGGCAGCGCGGCCGTGCTCAAGCAGGACGCGACGTTCAAGCTCGTGGCCGGTCTGGCCGACTCGAGCTGCTACTCCTTCGAGTCGAGGAACTACCCGGGCCAGTACCTGCGCCACTTCAACAGCCGCGTGCGCCGGGACGCCAGCGATGGCTCCACGGTCTTCGCGCAGGACGCCACCTTCTGCGCCCGGCCGGGCCTCTCGGGCGGCGGGGGGGTCTCGTTCGAGTCCTACAACTTCCCCGGCAAGTACCTGCGGCACTACGCGTCCGAGGTGTGGATCGCGGCGGGGTTCGGCAAGGACTGGGACTCGGGCAGCGGCTTCAACGCGGACGCGACCTGGAATGTCGTGGCCCCGTGGGCGCCCTGA